From the Haemophilus parainfluenzae genome, the window GAGTAAAAGAAGTTCGTTTGATTGACCAAGATGGTGAACAAGCGGGGATTGTATCAATTCAACAGGCCTTAGATATGGCAGAACAAGCAGCGCTTGATTTGGTTGAGATCAGTCCGAATGCCGAACCACCGGTTTGTCGTATTATGAACTACGGCAAGTTCCTCTATGAGAAGAGCAAAACTGCAAAAGAACAGAAGAAAAAACAAAAAGTCGTACAAGTGAAGGAAATTAAATTCCGCCCAGGTACTGACGAAGGTGACTACCAGGTTAAATTACGTAGCTTAATCCGTTTCTTAGAAGATGGCGATAAAGCCAAAATTACCGTACGTTTCCGTGGTCGTGAAATGGCTCACCAAGATATCGGTTTAGACGTATTAGAACGTGTTAAAAACGATTTGGCTGACATTTCTGTGGTGGAATCTGCACCGGGTAAATTAGAAGGTCGCCAAGCAGTAATGGTGTTAGCACCTAAGAAAAAATAATTTTTTATTTAGATCTAATCTAGATAATCGAATTTTCACTTCGGTGAGAATACAACTGCACATTGGGCAAACTACGCAGCCTAATTGCTTTTGGAGAAGGGCAATTCAATTTGCCATATTGGAATAATTAGTGCCTACAAGTAATCTTCGGATTCGCCTAATTATGTGTTTAACTTAAAATGCGGAGTTATTTTAACAATGCCTAAAATTAAAACAGTACGTGGTGCTGCTAAGCGTTTCAAAAAAACAGCTTCTGGCGGTTTCAAACGTAAACAATCTCACTTACGTCATATTTTGACTAAAAAGACAACTAAACGTAAACGTCATTTACGTCATAAATCAATGGTTGCGAAAGCAGACCAAGTTTTAGTAGTAGCTTGCTTACCATACGCATAAGCCGTTATTTAAGCAAAACGTACGATTAGTTAAATTAGTTAAAATATTACATAGGAGATTAAATAATGGCTCGTGTAAAACGTGGTGTTATTGCAAGAGCACGCCATAAGAAAGTTCTTAAGGCTGCTAAAGGTTATTATGGTGCACGTTCACGCGTGTATCGCGTTGCTTTCCAAGCGGTGATCAAAGCTGGTCAATACGCATATCGTGACCGTCGTCAACGTAAACGTCAATTCCGTCAATTATGGATTGCACGTATCAACGCTGCGGCTCGTCAAAATGGTTTATCTTACAGCAAATTCATCAACGGTTTGAAAAAAGCGTCTGTTGAAATCGACCGTAAGATCCTTGCTGATATCGCTGTATTCGACAAAGTAGCGTTCGCTGCATTAGTTGAAAAAGCAAAATCTGCACTTTAATTTTTTAAAGTTTAGATTCAAAAAATTAGGACGCTGAAAAGCGTCCTTTTTTATTACCTCCAAAAAAGAAAAAACCGCTACTCAAAACTTGAATAGCGGGGAGGTCTTAATTTATAAGAAACTTCAAAAAGATAACTGCAATATGCAGTGCACTAGCAATGTATCAGACTGTGTGTTTTTGAAATAGTTCGATATTTTTGAAAAAATTTTTAAAAATATCAAAATTAAACCAAAATGAACGAATTTAGCCCTTTATAAAGGCAATAATTTGCTCTTCAATCCCTTTTTCATCTAATTTAATTTCAGCAAGTGCTTCTTGTTGTGTGCCTTGCGGAATAAAGATATCAGGTAAACCAAGCTGTAAAAGTGCGGTTGTTTTTCCATGAGAATTTAGCACTTCTGAAACAGCAGAGCCAGCACCACCTTGAATCGCATTTTCTTCCAATGTCACAATGAAGTCGTGGGTATTCGCTACTTCTAGAATACGAGCTTCATCAATTGGTTTCACAAAGCGCATATCGACAACAGTCGCATTGAGTTTTTCTGCCACAGATAAAGCGGCAGGTAAGAGTGTGCCAAAATTCAGAATCGCGATTTTTTCACCATGACGAACCATTTTTGAACGACCAATTTCTAATTCAGCAAGTGGGGTTAATTCTACGCCGATTGCATTTCCACGCGGATAACGTACCGCAGCCGGTTTACCACATTTATAACCGGTATAAAGCATTTGGCGACATTCATTTTCATCACTTGGTGTCATAATGATCATATTTGGAATGCAGCGCATAAAACTTAAATCAAACGCACCTTGGTGAGTTTGACCATCAGCACCTACAATACCAGCTCGGTCAATGGCAAAAAGAACTGGTAAGTTTTGAATGGCGACATCGTGAATAAGCTGATCATAAGCACGTTGTAAGAAGGTAGAATAAATTGCCACAACCGGTTTATAACCGCCAATTGCAAGACCAGCAGCAAAAGTGACAGCATGTTGTTCGGCGATGGCCACATCAAAATATTGTTGCGGGAATCGCTCTGAAAATTCAACCATACCAGAACCTTCACGCATTGCAGGAGTGATGCCCACTAATTTATCGTCTTGTTCTGCCATTTCACATAACCAATCGCCAAAGATTTTTGAA encodes:
- the rplT gene encoding 50S ribosomal protein L20, yielding MARVKRGVIARARHKKVLKAAKGYYGARSRVYRVAFQAVIKAGQYAYRDRRQRKRQFRQLWIARINAAARQNGLSYSKFINGLKKASVEIDRKILADIAVFDKVAFAALVEKAKSAL
- the infC gene encoding translation initiation factor IF-3 translates to MKTVKKAPAANRPNRINDEIRVKEVRLIDQDGEQAGIVSIQQALDMAEQAALDLVEISPNAEPPVCRIMNYGKFLYEKSKTAKEQKKKQKVVQVKEIKFRPGTDEGDYQVKLRSLIRFLEDGDKAKITVRFRGREMAHQDIGLDVLERVKNDLADISVVESAPGKLEGRQAVMVLAPKKK
- the rpmI gene encoding 50S ribosomal protein L35; the protein is MPKIKTVRGAAKRFKKTASGGFKRKQSHLRHILTKKTTKRKRHLRHKSMVAKADQVLVVACLPYA